CAGGCAACTTTGTTACAACTATATGATAACTAGAGTGAATTTGTAGGCCGTACAGGTCTCGAACCTGTGACACCCTGATTAAAAGTCAGGTGCTCTACCAACTGAGCTAACGGCCCGTATACCCAGTTCAGTCTACCAAATCCTTGATTTCCCTGCAACTCATTTTGTAATCGGAAAAGCCTCATCCTGTGGGAACTCTCAATTCTTTTCACCAATTCCGGCTTCGGCAACGGCCTGTCTCAGCTTTACAAGCTGCTATCAATACTGTATTCTAAAATCTGGAATCAGCTAGAGGAAATCAGGTTGTACAAAGCACCACGCGGCACTTCAGACATTTTACCACGGGAACAGGCTTACTGGCGTCATATTGAGCAAAAGGCAGCTCGTATTTGCCAGCTCTACGGCTATGAGCGCATTGACACGCCGACTTTTGAGGATGCCGGATTGTTCAGTCGCAGCGTCGGGGAGGGGACCGATATCGTCGAAAAAGAAATGTACCTCTTCGACGACCGGGGAGGCAACAAGCTAACCCTGATACCGGAAGGCACCGCCTCAATATGCCGCGCCTATATCGAACACGGCATGCACAATTTACCCCAGCCGGTGAAGCTTTATTACCTGACCTCCATTTTCCGGTACGAAAGGCCGCAGGCAGGCCGGTACCGGCAACACCACCAGTTTGGCTATGAGACTATTGGCAATGATGACCCCTCTCTCGATGCGGAAGTTATTGACATGGCCTGGCAATTCTTCCGTTCACTGGATATTCCCCGTCTGTCACTCAGTATTAACAGCATCGGCTGCAAGAAATGCCGGCCATCCTTTCTCGCCGCCCTGAAAGACTACTACGGCAAACACGCTGACAGACTTTGCGCGGACTGCCAGGTCAGGCTGATAAAAAATCCCTTGCGCCTGTTAGACTGCAAGGAAACCACCTGCCAGCCAATCGCCAATGCCGCCCCCAGGAATGTAGACCACCTTTGCCCGCAATGCGCCGAGCACTTCAACCATCTGAAGAGATACCTGGACCTGCTGGCGATTCCTTTTTCAGTGAACCACCGCCTGGTGCGCGGACTGGACTATTACACCAGGACGGTTTTTGAGATTCAGCCGGAAGAGGAAGGTGCCCAGAGCACAATCGGTGGGGGGGGGCGCTATGATGACCTGATTGAAACACTGGGCGGTAAACCAACTCCGGCTCTCGGCTTTGCTACCGGCATCGAGCGCATAATAGCCAACCTCAAAAAATTCGATATTCCCGTCCCCCCGCTACCCGGCCCGCAGGTCTTCATCGCTTATCTGGGCGATGAAGCCAAAGATAAAGCGGTAAAGCTGGCGGGTGAGCTAAGGCAAGCCGGTATCTGCGTACTCGAGACCACCGGCAGCAAGAGCCTGAAAGCCCAGTTGCGCCAGGCAAATACCATCGGTGTCCGGCACACGATTATTATCGGTGACCGGGAGATAGAATCAGGCACCGTGATACTGAAAGACATGACCGGCACCCCGGAGAGGGCTATCCCGCTCCATCAGCTGGCGGAAATCCTGAAGTAGCATTCCCTGAACCATGGTTCAGAATTCCGCCTCATCACCAAAGTGCCATATCAGTTGAATATCCCGCTACTGGTTTTTTATGCGCTATACAGTCATGGCTGATATTCACAGACTCTGCCGCGTTGCTTATGACATCCTCTCCCCGAGACGAGATGCTTGACAGTGGACTACCGGAGCGCCTGGCAACCCGCCTGAGCTACGGCCTATGACCGGACTCCGGAAAGTCAAAGCCGGCGTTACGGAAACTTGTAGAATTTAAAAAGAGGGCTTATAATGATGCCACCATAACTTAGTTTTCCCGGTTTGCTGCCCTATTTTAACGACTATCAGAAATA
This is a stretch of genomic DNA from Dehalococcoidales bacterium. It encodes these proteins:
- the hisS gene encoding histidine--tRNA ligase, which encodes MYKAPRGTSDILPREQAYWRHIEQKAARICQLYGYERIDTPTFEDAGLFSRSVGEGTDIVEKEMYLFDDRGGNKLTLIPEGTASICRAYIEHGMHNLPQPVKLYYLTSIFRYERPQAGRYRQHHQFGYETIGNDDPSLDAEVIDMAWQFFRSLDIPRLSLSINSIGCKKCRPSFLAALKDYYGKHADRLCADCQVRLIKNPLRLLDCKETTCQPIANAAPRNVDHLCPQCAEHFNHLKRYLDLLAIPFSVNHRLVRGLDYYTRTVFEIQPEEEGAQSTIGGGGRYDDLIETLGGKPTPALGFATGIERIIANLKKFDIPVPPLPGPQVFIAYLGDEAKDKAVKLAGELRQAGICVLETTGSKSLKAQLRQANTIGVRHTIIIGDREIESGTVILKDMTGTPERAIPLHQLAEILK